Part of the Pseudobacteriovorax antillogorgiicola genome, CCCCCTTGGAACATATACAGACGAGCAATATCCTTCTGCGTCATCCCCAAGGAACGCATCAAACAGACTTGGGTTTTCTTGTGAAAGACCGTCATCATCATAGTTCCAGAAATAGAAAACACAGCGACCAAAACGATCAGCATAAGGATGGCACCCATCGTGTACTTTTCGAGCTGGAGTGCGAAAAGAAGGGCACTATTTGCATCCTTCCAAGTTCTGAAATTTAACTGCCCAAACTGTGCCTTGAGTCGACTCACAATACCATCAACATCGTAGGGGTCATCCGCATTCACAGCAATGCCAGTCACAAAGTTTTCAATGTCCAAGTAAGGGTCATAATCAGGCATAAACTTGCGACCCTCCTCTAGGCGAACCACCGCCCACTTTGAATCGTAGGTGAAGATGCGACTGCGAAAAATAGCGGTCACAACGTAGGTTCTAGTAATCGTTCCACCTGAAAAAAGCACAGCACCTGATGCTGCCTGGGGAGATAATATCGTAACCTCATCACCTAAATCGGCCCCGAGCTGACCAGCAACCCCTTCACCAAGCATAATGCCGGGGAAGCTCGACCGATTTTCTTCTAGGCTGAGCAAAGGCCTGTGATTCTCGTTGATACTTTCAAGGTCACCATCAACAACAGTTTCGTGAAAGGCCCACATGGAATTGTCAAATTTTGTATCGACTCCAACCAGATTGACCGCAGCTAAGTGCTTGCCTTGTTTGATGACAACATCCCCTTGGGTAAAAGGAGAAAAACCATGGCCATCACGAATAGCTGTTTTCAGTTGATCGAGGGGCACATCGTTCAGGCTAAAACCAAGGATTGGATTTTCAGCGAGGATTTCGAGATGAGGCTGCCCGCGGAGCATCTTACCTTTTAAATCCTGTTCGAACCCTCCCATCACCGATAAAACGATAATCAATGCCGCCACACCTAAGGTCACGCCGAGGATTGAAAAAACAGTCATAAAGGAGAGGCCTTGCTTTGATCGCGACGCGATCAATTGCCTCCACGCTGCCCACTGTAGAAATTTTAGTTTTGATCCCATGACCGCCAATACAACTCCGACACTAAATAGTTCCCGTGAGGCACCAAGAAGACCTTGAGTGATAATATGTTGGTTTCCCAACAATTTTCAATATAAGCTTGCATAATTGCCACTACTTTTCGATGTTTTTTTTCTTGATACCGCCCTTTTTACCGGCCCAGCCCAGTTAACCCTCAGTCAAATTCTTTCCCGCAAGAAATCCACTTCTTGGCTAGTTTCGCCTTTTTGCCGTGTCCGAAATCACCCCGCGAAGGAGCGCCACACCTCTGACGATCAGGGCTCTTATCTCGTATTTTCATAAGAGAATCAGGGCGCTACATTTTACGGCATAGTACTGGCTCAAGGGGATTGCTAGTTTTTGACGAAAGGGAACTGAACTTGAACCACAGGGAAATCTTGGACATGAAAATACTGGTGACGGGGGCAACAGGGCTTATCGGCAGCATGCTATGCCGTAAGCTATGCCAAGAAGGGCATGAAGTACGAATCCTATCGCGGCGCAAGGACCCTAGCTTTCACGGGCTACCGGTTCGAGCATTTCAATGGAAAAACCCACAAGACAGGCCACCGAGAGAAGCCTTCGAAGAGTTAGACTCGGTCATAAATCTCATGGGCGAGCCCATCCTTGGGGGAATTTACACGAAAGCCAAGGAGAAGGCTATTTGGGATTCCCGCGTGCTTGCGACTCAACAGATTGCTAAGGCTTTGAAGGACGCTGGAAGCAATCTAAAGTCGTATGTCGGCGCATCGGCGATTGGCTATTACCCGTTCACATCAAGCACACAGAGGGAAGGCATGCCCGCAGGAGACCACAATCTCGCGAGGCTTTGCCAGGCATGGGAAGCTGCTCACAAACAGGTCAATCAGTGTGAACACCAAAGCATCGTTCGCATCGGTCTCGTGCTAAGCGCAATGTCACCGATGTTTCAAGCGACCATCCGATCTGGGCTCTGGCACACCTTGCCACAGTTCGGCTCAGGAGATCAGTATCAGAGCTGGATTCACATCGATGATCTAACAAATCTCTTTTTAGAAGCGTGTCATGGACGAATCGAAGGAGAGATCAACGGGGTAGCTGGCGCCACCACCAGCCGTGAACTAAACGAGCAGATGGGATCTTACTTTAGAGGCCCCATGATCAAGATTCCCGTGCCGAGCTTTATTCTGAAAGCTGTGGCAGGCCCTCCGGCCGATGTTTTGGTCAAGGGCCAGAGAATCGAATCGACTGCTTTGACTAAAAGCAAATTTAAGCTCCGATACACCGACGCTAACCTCGACGCAGCTTTAAAAAATTGTCTAAACCTCAGTAAGAATCCGAGAACAGGCGTACTAGAACCCTGCTTTCGATTTGAAGCGTTTCAATACCTTCCGAAGGACACAGAGGTGGTCTGGCCATTTTTTAGCGACCCGTACAACCTAGAAAAAATCACGCCAAAAATGCTAAAGTTCCATATCACTAACATCAACACCAAAGAAATTCAGGCTGAAAGTTTGATCGAATATAAGTTACGGCTGAGAGGAATACCCATTCGCTGGAAAACTCTGATCGAGTCTTACGACCCGAATAAGAGCTTTGTGGACACACAGCTGAAGGGACCCTACAGAATTTGGCACCACACCCACACGTTCGAGTCTTGCGGCCAAGGCACTCTCATGACAGATCGGGTCAACTATCAACTGCCACTGCTGCCATTCGGCATGGTCGCACTGCCCATTATTGCCAAGGATATTAAGGAGATATTCAACTATCGGCAGACCGTTATCAAAGATATTTTCAAAGTCGCTTAAAGACGTCCCAATAGCGGATCAGCCGCACCTTGCTGCCTCCCTCTCGGGAGGCTTTATTTTCCTAGTCTCCCCTCCGTTCGTTTCCGAAACTCAATAAGTAGCCTTAAACTTAAGGATTTTTGTTTGGTGAAACTCAAAATTTACACCATTCTCCTATTGAATTTGATTGCCAGCCTTCCAAGCTTTGGTGAGACTTTAGGCGTCTTTACATCAAGCATGACCCAAGCTCGGCAACTGAAGCGCAACTTAAGGCAAGACCCCCTACTCAAAGACCATCGCATACTAGTCTTCTCTCGCCAGCGAGACTTCGATCGAGCGGCAAAGTTCGAGAAGTTTGATTTCACCATCTTACCCTCTCGATATCCCGTTAGATCGGACCAATATGAGGCCTTGTTTCAATTGACTAGGCAGGGAGCTGCTACGTTTCGATATCAAATTATCACCTTGGAAGAGCGTTGGCGGGATATCAAGAGCTCTCCGCCAATCCTTGGAGCTTTCGATGAGTTGGGCCGACGCAACATGAATCAATTCGCGAAATCTATTTTCCCGAAATACCAATTCAAGCGAATTAAGCTCAGCGGCAAGCTCAAGGATTTATACCCCATGTTAGCCTTAGGTAATGTGGAAGTCATCATGATCGATCCCCAGGTTTTAGAAACCATCCGCAAAGATTCAAAGGCCACGCCGATCTTAATCGATCAATCGGAGCCTGTGGCTCTGCCAAAGATCTTTGTTAAGAAGGGCCATAAAAGCCCTCTCAATACCACTCTTGCAAACCTTAAAAAAGCAACCCTTCAAGCCTTAGGGGTGGATGATCTGAAGCGGATCACATCCGAAGGAGGGACATCACGATGAGAACACTCCAGCGACTCATTACTACTTGCTTATTGCTGACTGCAGGCATAGTAATACTCGCGCCTCAAGCTCTCTACAGCGATACGAAGCCGACAATACTTGTTGTTCGTCAACAACAACAATTATTCGAAGACTTCTACAAGATATTAGAAGTCGAGCTAGGTTCGTATCAACTCCATGATTTTATTCTTAAACCAAAACCGGACTACGATCGATTCAAAGCGGAAATCAACCAACGAAAGCCACAGCTACTGATTCTGCTGGATAACACCTCAATTGACTTCGCCCAGCGTTATAACAGAAAGGCAGCGAATCCCATTTTTGCGGTGGCGACTATGGGATTAAATCTCAAACATGTCCTGCAAGCTTCAAATTTCATTTCAGGGGTCGCCTTTGAGGTGCCTATTTACACATCGATTGTAGCCTTGCGATCCATCAGTAAGAAGCCTATCCGGCGAGTGCTCACCGTTTATCGCAAGGATGAATTTGCAGCCTTTATTGCCGATGCACGACACCAACTGAAGCGGGAGCAGATCATTCTATCTGGATTCGCAGTTGATCAATATATGGGAAATAGCGAGTCACTGAACCGCGCCCTCAAGAAAACCCTTCGTACCCGTCACGGCAAAAAACAATTCGATGCAATATGGGTGATGTCCGACAACCGCCTAATGAATCGCAATAACTTTCGCGACCTTTGGCTTCCTAAAGCTCAGGAACTGGACATTCCCTTTGTTTGCGGCTTGAAGTACCTCGCAAAGCCAGATCTCGACTTCTGTACCTTCGCAGCAACCCCAGACCTCAAAGATCTCGGTGCCCAGATTGCCGACCAGGTACTTCTCATACTAGATGAAGGTCACCACCCCAAGGAACTTGGTGTTGAGTATCTGCTCTCCCCTCAATTTACCATCAATAAGCGTAAGGCTCAGGCCATCGACTTCGAATTCTCGGTGGAACAGGAAGGCTCGATCGAGGTGGTCGAATGATGAGCCTTTCGAACTCGATCCGAGCGAAGACTATCGGTTTTGCACTTTCGGTGGTGTTGCTCTCGACCCTTTTTATTTCTGTGGGCCTATATTTTTCCATAAGTCAGCTGGTAGAACAATTTAGCGATGAATCAAGCAAACAATTTCAACTTATGGAAAATCAATTGCTCGCCGGGTCGGAAGAAACTCGTGCGAAGATAAAGGCTATTTTTGAAGAGCAAGCCCTAAGGAAGGCCAAGAACACCATCATTCGCGACGCTCTCGTCCTGAAGGTCCCTTTTTTAGAAAACTCCCACTCCTCCATCAATACCTATCTTGACGAAATTGTAGCGATCGACGCAGATATCGTATCGGCACTGTTTTTCTCAGTAGAGGATGGGCGGGCAAAGGCTTGGTTTCTTAAACAAGCGAACCTCACACAACCGATTAGCTACCAAACCCTCTATGATCAGGACTCTAAGGCCTGGATTTCCTACGACGAGCAAGGGCGCGAGTTTCTGCGGGTTCCTGACCACACCGCACCGCAAATTATGGCAAGTCAGGGACTGTCGATGCATCGTCGAACCCTTAAACTGGAGCAAAGCGGTCCGCCAATTCCAGTTTATGAGATCTCGATTCCAGTTTTTGAGGGAGAAAAAGATGATCTTCGTGAACTTATGGAGGATGGTGAGCCCATTGGTTTCCTAAGGTATCACTACTCCTTAGCAGGACTGCAAACTGCTGTTCAAACGGAAAAACAGCTGGCACAAAATAAATTACAGGATCTACAAAACAGGATTGCCAACATAAAACGTTCGTCTGTTGATGCAACTCAAGAATCAATCCGCAACTCCATCATCCTGACCCTTGTGGTCTTAGGTGGCGCTGTGACCGTTGCAATCTTCATTAGCTTTTTGATGTCTCGTCGATTTATAGAGCCGATTCTAAATTTGCAACAAGCTGCACAGCGAATCTCAGAAGGGAACTACCGTGATAGCATTGTTCCTGAAACACAAGACGAGTTAGGTTCGCTCGCTGCATCCTTTGAGAAAATGAGAATTGAAGTCAAGGACTACACAGAAAACCTTCAAACTATGGTCGATGAAAGGACTCACTGGCTTAATGAGACCCTGATGGAACTAGCAAAAACAAATCGTAGTATGAAAGTTCTTTTGGATCACATCAACCAAGGCGTTTTCGTGATAGGACGTCGTTACAAGGCTCTCGACGAGCACTCGCACAAGCTATGCCTGATTCTAGAGACAGACTTGATTGCAGGAGAAACCATAGATAGCCTGCTTCTTGACCACTCAAATCTTAGACCTGAAGCAAAATTGGCCGTCCGTTCATTGCTAAACGCCTCTCTCAATGAAAATACATTAAACTTTGTCGCCAATGCCCACATATTACCCAAAGAGATCATTTACCAACGGGGTGACAGCTCAAGCAAAATTATCGAAATCGAGTGGAATATGATCGAAGATGATAGCGACTGCGTTGCTGCTATTCTGGTGACCGTGCACGACGTTACCGAGTTAAGACAGCTACAACGTGAAAGCGTCGAGAAGCAAAAGGTTATTCAATACATCGAAGAGATGATTGAAACAGAAAGCCGTTCATTCATAACCTTTATTGACCAAGCTATTCATACTTTGCATCATGCATTGCAAGTCATTTCAGAGAGTAGCACACCCTCGTTACAGGATGCTAAAACCATCTTTCGTCAGCTTCATACAATTAAAGGTAACGCCGCAACTATCGGCCTTCGCATCTTATCCCAAGTGGTTCACGAAGCGGAGATTCCGTTCAAGCGAATTATCGATGGCCAAACCACCACGCGGGAGGATATTCTCCCTGCCATGAGAGACGTTTCACACTGCCTGGAGGAGTATAGCCGTATTCACAATGAAGTTTTAAAGCGAGATAGTGGATTAGAAGGCTATGATGATCTTAAGCTACAATCTGTGACTCTTTTGCTCGAACTCAATCATTGGCAGGATATTGACTACCAGATGCTCGATGAAGTCATTCATGGCCAAAAGATCTATACAGCAATTCTCGCGCCGTACTGCAAACGTTTGATCGACGCCCACCGTGCATCCGATCGAGTTACCGTGCATTGGCAGGCACCCTTTCCTATTTTCCTTGAGGCCCATCGCTACTTTAAAGTCAGAGATTGCCTGACTCACCTGATTCGTAACTCTATCGATCATGGGCTCAGTAAATCCGACGACGATCAGCAAATCGTGGTATCGATCACATTCGAGCCCTATGATCATTTTTTGCGAATTCACTACCGGGATGATGGACAAGGAATTTCTCTTCGGCAAATTAGGGCCAAAGCCGAAGAGCGCCGTCTAGCATTAGATCAGAGAAGTCTTCAGGAAGTAGCAGACTTAATTTTTGAACCTGGTTTTAGCACCAGTGATACTGCTACTGATGTTTCGGGCCGTGGCATGGGCATGGACATCGTGCGACACGAACTAGAGTCTCTGGGAGGCTCTATTGCCGTTAAAGTGGATGAGAATACGGCCGAAGATCGACTTCCCATCCACTTTCAAATGACTATTCCACTGCACGCGAGCAATGACCACCATCAAAAAAGCTCTTAACTGAACTTAGCGATTCGGTGGGAACTTTTTAAGCTTTCGCTGCAAGCTTTGGCGACGAATTCCCAACCAGTCAGCGGCGTGGGTAATGTTGCCATTGCATTTAGCAAGAACATACTCGATGTATTCGCTCTCACGCCTAGCAAGGCTAATGCGCTCACCAGACTCTGTCTCGTTCTTAACGGGATCGTCCTCTTCCACAACATCCAAAAGCGCGTCTACCACCTGGTCCATAGAAACTGGCTTCGTTAGGTAGTTCGCAGCACCAAATTTCATTGCTTCTACCGCTGTGGAAATGGTTCCATAGCCAGTAAAGAGAACAACCCGCATGTCGGGGCGACCTTCTTTGAGCCGTTTCAAACATTCAAGACCAGAGTCCTGATTAAGTCTCAGATCAACTAAGCCATACTGAGTGGATTCCAGCCTATCTTTGTCGAGGTTTTTCCAATTATCAGACCCATAAGCCTCAAAGCCTCGCGCTCCGAGTTCAAGGATAAGGCTCTCGCGAAAATCCTCATCGTCCTCTAGAACCAACAATTTTGGTCTTGCATTATCTTCCATAATTCTTCCTCGATATTCTAAATGAAATCCTTGCACCTTTATCTAAATTTTCGACGTCCAAGCGCCCACCAAGCAATTGGCTAATAAGCTGGGCATGATAGATTCCAAGCCCACTTCCGCCAACTTTTTGAGAGTTAAAAGGTTCGCCAAAATATTCCAAAACTTCTGGAGGAAACCCAGGGCCTTCGTCGTCGATTGAAAATGTGATGTACTTATCATCGTGGCTCAACGACAGGCGTACACAACCGCACTTATCATCCATGGCTTCGGCGGCGTTATCCAATAGATCTAGTACCACCTGGGTGACAGCACCAACAGGCAGTGCCACCATGTAGGTCGGAAAATCATGAGACCGTATCCGAATCCGACCATTGTTCTCGCTTCTAAGCCAAGAGTCAGCGGTTTCATCGATCAACTTACCGAAATCAACCGTTTCCAAAACTGTTTTCTCAGGATCTACCTGGATATCCGCCAGCTTTTTCAACGCTGACTGTGCTTTCTTCAGAGAAACCTGAATCGATTCGATATTGTCGATGAGGTCATCATCGGTGCCTTCATAATCCCGCTTAATTCGGTCGAATCTGATGCCAATGTTATTGAGCGGAGTCGCAAGCTGATGGCAAACGCCAGACGATATGGCTCCAATCGCACGCAATCGATCCATGCGCAACCGGGCTCGCTTTAGATGCTCCACCTGCTCGCCCTGCTGAAAAAGCTTCGTAATCAACGATCCACAAATCATCATTAAGCTCACTCCGACCACAGATTCGACCACCATGTCAACGAATGGCTGGGTCCAGGGAACGGCGTTGGGAATGTCCCTTCGAAACACTTTTTGTAGCAGAACAATGTCGACGATTAACACCGATCCATAGATCATCGAGTGCTGTGATCGCAAGGCCATCGACGCGAGCGTCGCGTAAATAAAGATCAGAGAGCTAAATGGATTATTCCAACCGCCTGTCATGGCGAGTAGAGTTGATAATTGGATCAGATCGAAATATAGGCCGACAAGTACCAGCTGCCTTGGATGGAAGTCCCAAGGTGAATCTTTCCTATAAATGTAATTAAAGATCACATTGTATAGAGGAACCAAGCCCATCACGAAAATGTACCAGAGAATATTGCTCTGATCGACAAAGCCGAGAAGCAGTGCAGGAATAAGACTGATAAACTGCAATATACTCACCAACCACCGTAGGCGAGTAAACCATTGCAGCAAATCGATATCTTCACCAGGATTCTTGAGCTGTTCCAGCCAACGTTTCAACCGCAAGCTCCTTTCCGCATCGTCTTCAACTTCCGCACTCCCCACTGGAAGCCCCATCTTAGCAAGAGTCAATTGTTTCCCCAATGTTAAATTCGAGCCTAATCGAATAAAGCACGAGTGGCTTGGTTACGTGCGTCCACACACAATTCTATATATGTAAACCTAGTCGTCATCGGTGCTTTCGAGAGACTGGTTTCCGACGGAAGCAACGAACCTCTCTTTCGGAGAGGCACGTCAGTTAAAGAGCTTTACGGTGCACAGACGCACCGGTCGAACCAGCTTTCCCCGTTTTTATAGACGATTAACCGCTCAGGGACAGCGCCTCCTATTGTGGCCACCAGTCCATACGACATACTCAGCGTGAGAGCTTTTGCCAAGTCACTAAGTTTTCTGTAGGATCTTACTATCGATGACTCTCTCGGAGCGCAGACTCCATGACCTGCCAACCATATCTTTACTTCGATTGCCAAACGACCCATGCCAGCCCGAAGCATGGCAGGATACTTGAGGCAGCCTGGGCTGTAGGAGATGAAAAAGGTGCCGTTGTTTCTGGAACACAGCAATGCGCTCTTATCGGCGACCAGCCGCCGCAAATCACGGGACAAATTCGAAAGCTTACAGGTATCGAAGTGGATGCCTGGAACCACGAAACGGCAATTTCTGAGGATGACTTAGCAAACACAATTGGTCGCAAGCTCAAAGAAAACCCCAGGCTGACTATTGTGATTCACTACGCTCAGTTTGAGCGCCGCTTTCTCCAGGGCCTGCTACCCGATCTCGATTGGTCGCAGCTAAACATTCTATGCAGCCACCGTTTTTCAAAGCTGCTGATTCAGAACCTGCCGTCTTATAGCCTCCGCGCTGTGGCAGGATTCCTCGGCCACTCCATGGAAGAAAAAAAACGCTCTAATGACCACCTCAACGGCACTGTAATCGTGTGGCAAGAGCTACTTCGACGCATGGCCAGCCTTGGAATAAGCCCTCACGACTTCCAAAAACTTATGGCAAAGAAATCTATCCAGCGAGTTCAGCCCGCGATCAAGAAATTCGGTCAGATCATATCTCCAGAAATTCGACTCGGAGTCCCAAGCACCCCAGGAATCTATCGATTCTACGACCGATCACGGCGGGTCTTATATGTGGGGAAAGCCAAAAACCTCAAGAATCGGGTCAACTCCTACTTTCGCGGACGAACCAGCAAGGGCAGCCGTTTGAACGAGATGTTGAGTCAGGTTCAAGGCCTTGATTGGTTGGAAGCAAGGAGCGAGTTTGAAGCTCTGCTCCTTGAAAACCGAACCATAAAAACCTACGAGCCCCCTTACAATAGACAGCTAAAAACAGAGCAACGGACGATTACCCCATTGACCAGCCAAGAACTCGGCCTAACAAAAACATCGGCTATCACTGTGGGCTATTTCACAGGGCTCGAACAAAA contains:
- a CDS encoding response regulator transcription factor, which translates into the protein MEDNARPKLLVLEDDEDFRESLILELGARGFEAYGSDNWKNLDKDRLESTQYGLVDLRLNQDSGLECLKRLKEGRPDMRVVLFTGYGTISTAVEAMKFGAANYLTKPVSMDQVVDALLDVVEEDDPVKNETESGERISLARRESEYIEYVLAKCNGNITHAADWLGIRRQSLQRKLKKFPPNR
- a CDS encoding sensor histidine kinase produces the protein MTLAKMGLPVGSAEVEDDAERSLRLKRWLEQLKNPGEDIDLLQWFTRLRWLVSILQFISLIPALLLGFVDQSNILWYIFVMGLVPLYNVIFNYIYRKDSPWDFHPRQLVLVGLYFDLIQLSTLLAMTGGWNNPFSSLIFIYATLASMALRSQHSMIYGSVLIVDIVLLQKVFRRDIPNAVPWTQPFVDMVVESVVGVSLMMICGSLITKLFQQGEQVEHLKRARLRMDRLRAIGAISSGVCHQLATPLNNIGIRFDRIKRDYEGTDDDLIDNIESIQVSLKKAQSALKKLADIQVDPEKTVLETVDFGKLIDETADSWLRSENNGRIRIRSHDFPTYMVALPVGAVTQVVLDLLDNAAEAMDDKCGCVRLSLSHDDKYITFSIDDEGPGFPPEVLEYFGEPFNSQKVGGSGLGIYHAQLISQLLGGRLDVENLDKGARISFRISRKNYGR
- a CDS encoding ATP-binding protein, which codes for MMSLSNSIRAKTIGFALSVVLLSTLFISVGLYFSISQLVEQFSDESSKQFQLMENQLLAGSEETRAKIKAIFEEQALRKAKNTIIRDALVLKVPFLENSHSSINTYLDEIVAIDADIVSALFFSVEDGRAKAWFLKQANLTQPISYQTLYDQDSKAWISYDEQGREFLRVPDHTAPQIMASQGLSMHRRTLKLEQSGPPIPVYEISIPVFEGEKDDLRELMEDGEPIGFLRYHYSLAGLQTAVQTEKQLAQNKLQDLQNRIANIKRSSVDATQESIRNSIILTLVVLGGAVTVAIFISFLMSRRFIEPILNLQQAAQRISEGNYRDSIVPETQDELGSLAASFEKMRIEVKDYTENLQTMVDERTHWLNETLMELAKTNRSMKVLLDHINQGVFVIGRRYKALDEHSHKLCLILETDLIAGETIDSLLLDHSNLRPEAKLAVRSLLNASLNENTLNFVANAHILPKEIIYQRGDSSSKIIEIEWNMIEDDSDCVAAILVTVHDVTELRQLQRESVEKQKVIQYIEEMIETESRSFITFIDQAIHTLHHALQVISESSTPSLQDAKTIFRQLHTIKGNAATIGLRILSQVVHEAEIPFKRIIDGQTTTREDILPAMRDVSHCLEEYSRIHNEVLKRDSGLEGYDDLKLQSVTLLLELNHWQDIDYQMLDEVIHGQKIYTAILAPYCKRLIDAHRASDRVTVHWQAPFPIFLEAHRYFKVRDCLTHLIRNSIDHGLSKSDDDQQIVVSITFEPYDHFLRIHYRDDGQGISLRQIRAKAEERRLALDQRSLQEVADLIFEPGFSTSDTATDVSGRGMGMDIVRHELESLGGSIAVKVDENTAEDRLPIHFQMTIPLHASNDHHQKSS
- a CDS encoding DUF1731 domain-containing protein yields the protein MKILVTGATGLIGSMLCRKLCQEGHEVRILSRRKDPSFHGLPVRAFQWKNPQDRPPREAFEELDSVINLMGEPILGGIYTKAKEKAIWDSRVLATQQIAKALKDAGSNLKSYVGASAIGYYPFTSSTQREGMPAGDHNLARLCQAWEAAHKQVNQCEHQSIVRIGLVLSAMSPMFQATIRSGLWHTLPQFGSGDQYQSWIHIDDLTNLFLEACHGRIEGEINGVAGATTSRELNEQMGSYFRGPMIKIPVPSFILKAVAGPPADVLVKGQRIESTALTKSKFKLRYTDANLDAALKNCLNLSKNPRTGVLEPCFRFEAFQYLPKDTEVVWPFFSDPYNLEKITPKMLKFHITNINTKEIQAESLIEYKLRLRGIPIRWKTLIESYDPNKSFVDTQLKGPYRIWHHTHTFESCGQGTLMTDRVNYQLPLLPFGMVALPIIAKDIKEIFNYRQTVIKDIFKVA
- a CDS encoding ABC transporter permease, which codes for MGNQHIITQGLLGASRELFSVGVVLAVMGSKLKFLQWAAWRQLIASRSKQGLSFMTVFSILGVTLGVAALIIVLSVMGGFEQDLKGKMLRGQPHLEILAENPILGFSLNDVPLDQLKTAIRDGHGFSPFTQGDVVIKQGKHLAAVNLVGVDTKFDNSMWAFHETVVDGDLESINENHRPLLSLEENRSSFPGIMLGEGVAGQLGADLGDEVTILSPQAASGAVLFSGGTITRTYVVTAIFRSRIFTYDSKWAVVRLEEGRKFMPDYDPYLDIENFVTGIAVNADDPYDVDGIVSRLKAQFGQLNFRTWKDANSALLFALQLEKYTMGAILMLIVLVAVFSISGTMMMTVFHKKTQVCLMRSLGMTQKDIARLYMFQGGTIGFLGILLGLALGLGVCFILHESRYIDMPANLNSIRGLPVKFLPFEYAVICIMAFMLTVLGALYPALTASRQNPSSGLRYS
- a CDS encoding GIY-YIG nuclease family protein — its product is MTCQPYLYFDCQTTHASPKHGRILEAAWAVGDEKGAVVSGTQQCALIGDQPPQITGQIRKLTGIEVDAWNHETAISEDDLANTIGRKLKENPRLTIVIHYAQFERRFLQGLLPDLDWSQLNILCSHRFSKLLIQNLPSYSLRAVAGFLGHSMEEKKRSNDHLNGTVIVWQELLRRMASLGISPHDFQKLMAKKSIQRVQPAIKKFGQIISPEIRLGVPSTPGIYRFYDRSRRVLYVGKAKNLKNRVNSYFRGRTSKGSRLNEMLSQVQGLDWLEARSEFEALLLENRTIKTYEPPYNRQLKTEQRTITPLTSQELGLTKTSAITVGYFTGLEQKTRFVTLWHFMGHCTNTIQNDFTLPWPVAGTDDQDAFIHETLRLLHGKLSALTTTGRHKEMLAAWRKYRIDHQRELEDKKQKTKADEIEIEPKIPDQKQQAPTADEYSEQLWQWLLQTLHRCRQTLIYRQLNHSHWIFERKTGGWADLRVGQGQFEIHYPAKKPAIPNSPKAPLAQPLSVTSYDQGALLYQHMRRLWRHGQDFHIALPYQSPITPSSVATFLA